The following proteins come from a genomic window of Neofelis nebulosa isolate mNeoNeb1 chromosome 5, mNeoNeb1.pri, whole genome shotgun sequence:
- the LOC131513153 gene encoding uncharacterized protein LOC131513153: MPATMCLVLLLLLWLSCATPNQETGSCSQPQPLCCFGTDHHCKRGSCYCDEFCHEVSDCCPDHRALCTLDNSHAGSFPPLAELDAVMDRGKPLACTSGQGQDVDWMPPEGPDNPEILTFGPFHRSLQRGARDATLGGGRLGVREEARSFCLVFLSFSEYQDGAADGAEEGDPPEPCKKQPRLDTECGPAASAHQPPREAPLHLHEESQEERLTSPMKLLQGPVMQSPPCSPPPAAPGLLGLYHWAHCACPLVSILRASILAQPEENGNLQ, translated from the exons ATGCCTGCAACCATGTGTCTggttctcctcctcctgctgtggCTGAGCTGTGCGACCCCAAACCAGGAGACAG GCAGCTGCTCCCAACCCCAGCCCCTCTGCTGCTTTGGAACAGATCACCACTGCAAGAGAGGAAGCTGCTACTGTGATGAATTCTGCCACGAGGTGTCAGACTGCTGCCCAGACCACCGCGCCCTGTGTACCCTGGATAACTCACACGCAGGCTCATTCCCACCCCTGGCGGAGCTGGATGCTGTGATGGACAGAGGCAAGCCCCTTGCTTGTACTTCAGGCCAAGGCCAGGATGTGGACTGGATGCCTCCTGAGGGCCCTGATAATCCTGAGATCCTCACATTTGGTCCATTTC ACAGAAGTCTGCAGAGAGGCGCTAGGGATGCTACATTAGGAGGAGGGAGACTGGGAGTCAGGGAGGAGGCCAGGAGCTTTTGCCTTGTGTTTCTCAGCTTCTCAGAATACCAAGATGGTGCTGCAGATGGTGCTGAGGAGGGAGACCCCCCCGAGCCCTGCAAGAAGCAACCTAGACTGGATACAGAATGTG GTCCAGCAGCTTCTGCACACCAGCCTCCCAGGGAGGCCCCTCTCCATCTCCATGAAGAAAGTCAAGAAGAGAGGCTGACATCTCCCATGAAGCTCCTCCAGGGCCCTGTGATGCAGAGCCCaccctgttcccctcccccagcagccccaggtcTGCTGGGGCTTTACCACTGGGCCCACTGTGCTTGTCCCTTGGTTTCTATCCTGCGTGCTTCTATATTGGCTCAACCAGAGGAAAACGGAAATCTGCAATAG
- the MUC20 gene encoding mucin-20 — protein MVAGAPVRMGFLWGLALPLFFCEAGAPRSSAGPSTSRPDPLVTTNHIEVSTMTPGIKTSSQGAFQTTDLVETSVQSHIPLETQTLSTQTFDRTLILASTISDAEIRETKTIFPATETRAFTKMIPSKFMVVITTPMEASATSGSPTGTGMTTVETVIGTDLVESVFDTLYTDDSSEEAKRIVIDILTLAHTSAEAEALTLESSAFSDSSVMAIATSQALASDTTVPAKALLAYTITDTEVTNCSIVEIETTATTPGTLDTDHDTTGGKALSASEVSALLDSTESESDFTKTMISAETVSGARGTEPVMLDTTVETPLPVNSTIEGERAAAKTTTPSTTLVTLSTNPLEETSAFSIETSHTEVSVTISTGTGSTVGKVAPPAGLSDRAYSHTQATTSKNSTPSETSTTDSTTNGSIPINRNPFPSVHPTVANSSPEANITLVKTTALAKTLKTASMTEWKPPTAMPTTAQTRWTTEVTAGGDGGFFLLRLSVASPEDLTDPRVAERLMQQLLHELHTHMPPIQVSLLRVKKD, from the exons ATGGTGGCCGGAGCTCCTGTTAGGATGGGCTTTCTCTggggcctggctctgccccttttCTTCTGCGAGGCTGGGGCCCCCAGGAGCTCTGCAG GCCCTAGCACCAGCAGACCAGACCCTTTGGTGACAACAAACCACATAGAAGTGAGTACCATGACTCCGGGGATCAAGACAAGTTCACAGGGAGCCTTCCAGACGACTGACCTTGTTGAGACCTCCGTGCAAAGCCACATCCCTTTGGAAACTCAAACCCTGAGCACCCAGACCTTTGATAGGACCTTAATCCTGGCCAGCACCATTTCAGATGCAGAGATCAGGGAAACCAAGACCATTTTTCCTGCAACAGAGACCAGGGCCTTCACAAAAATGATACCTTCCAAATTCATGGTTGTGATCACCACTCCTATGGAGGCATCAGCCACAAGTGGCAGCCCCACAGGAACTGGAATGACCACAGTTGAGACGGTTATAGGCACCGATCTCGTGGAATCTGTCTTTGACACCCTTTATActgatgacagctcagaagaGGCAAAGAGGATCGTAATTGACATCTTGACATTGGCTCACACCTCTGCAGAAGCCGAGGCCCTGACCTTGGAGAGCAGTGCCTTCTCTGACAGCTCAGTTATGGCCATTGCCACCTCACAGGCCCTGGCATCTGACACCACTGTTCCGGCTAAAGCCTTGCTTGCCTACACCATCACCGACACTGAGGTTACCAATTGCAGCATTGTAGAAATAGAAACAACTGCCACCACTCCTGGGACCTTGGACACAGATCATGATACCACAGGAGGAAAGGCCCTGTCAGCCTCTGAGGTGTCAGCTTTGCTTGATTCCACCGAATCAGAATCAGACTTCACCAAGACCATGATATCTGCTGAGACCGTGTCAGGAGCCAGAGGCACAGAACCAGTCATGCTTGATACCACAGTTGAGACCCCGCTACCTGTTAATAGCACCatagaaggagaaagagcagCAGCCAAGACCACCACCCCCAGCACAACTTTGGTGACACTCAGCACGAACCCCTTGGAAGAAACTTCAGCTTTCTCTATTGAGACAAGTCACACGGAGGTCTCAGTTACAATCTCCACAGGGACTGGGTCAACTGTGGGCAAAGTGGCTCCCCCTGCTGGACTCTCAGATAGGGCCTACAGCCACACCCAAGCAACCACTAGCAAGAACTCCACCCCCTCAGAGACTTCAACCACAGACAGCACAACCAATGGGTCCATCCCCATCAACAGAAACCCCTTTCCTTCTGTGCATCCGACTGTGGCCAACAGCAGCCCAGAGGCAAATATCACCTTAGTCAAGACCACAGCCTTAGCAAAGACCTTGAAGACAGCCAGCATGACTGAATGGAAGCCCCCAACAGCCATGCCCACCACTGCTCAGACAAGGTGGACCACAGAAGTTACTGCAG GTGGGGATGGAGGCTTTTTCCTTCTGCGGCTGAGTGTGGCCTCTCCAGAAGACCTCACTGACCCTAGAGTGGCAGAGAGGCTGATGCAGCAG CTCCTCCATGAACTGCATACTCACATGCCTCCCATCCAAGTGTCTCTGCTGCGTGTCAAGAAGGACTAA